Within Halorubrum lacusprofundi ATCC 49239, the genomic segment CTTACAGGAGGAGTCGATCGAGTCGTCGACCGGCGCATTCTTCGCCGATCTCGCGCGCGGTAACGAACCTGAAGTCGACGTTCACAACGGCTACCAGATCGCGGTTCGGATCGTCCTCCCGCCGTTCCCGTTCGACGACGAGAAGACGTACGACGAGAACTCCCGGAACGCGGCCGTGGTCTTCGAGACGGAGAGCCGGGACGGCATCCACCTCGAAGACGCGAAGCGGGTCGACGGCCAGTGGCGCGTCGCCGGCAACAACGGGATGCCCATCGTCGTGACCGGCAAGGGCGACACGATGCAGGCCGCGCGCGAGCAGGCGTACGACCGGATCGACGACATCGTGATGCCCAACATGTACTACCGCGACGATATCGGCGAGCGCTGGATCGACGGCGACGGCGACCGGTTACAGGCGTGGGGGTATCTCGGGCCGTAAACACCGCCAAAGCCCCACCCGGTACCGATCAGATCGCTCCGAGCGACCGGACAAAGGGCACTCCGACCGCGTCGGTGACGCCCCCGAACGGGAGCACCGCCAGCACGAGCACCGCCGACGCCCACGCGATGAATCCGATTACCCCCGCGTGAACCCACGAGGCCCCGTAGCGCGCCCGGATGACCCAGACCCACGCGAGAAGCGGGAGGAAGTCGCCGATCAGCGGGACCCACGAGAGGAAGAGGGCGGTGAGTCCCCAGACGATCGCGCCGACGAGCGCCGTGAACACGGCGTGTCCGTAGTCGCGCGTGCCGGTGACGACCGCGGCGGCGATGAAGATGGCCAGTCCGCCGACGAGCAGGCTGACAGCGAAGGTTATAGCCGATCCGATAAGACTCATGGCGCCCGGTTTCGGGGCGAGGCACTTGGAGCCGTCGCCGTCGCGGCGTCGGGTGATTACCGCTCTCAACGCTCAGAGCCGTTCCCGCACGTCGTCGGCGACCGCCGACAGCGCCGCCTCCGCGGCGGCGACGCGGTCGGAGAGACTACAGAACCCGTGCGCCATCGCGGGGTAGTGACGGTGATCTACCGGGGTCCCCTCGCGCTCGAACCGCTCCGCGAGGGCGACGCCGTCGTCTCGGAGCGGATCGAAGCCGGCGGTGACGACCGTCGCGGGCGGGAGGTCACCCAAATCGTCGGCGCGAAGCGGCACTGCGAAGGGGTTGTACGCGTCGGCCGGACTCCGGAGGTACTGCTCGAAGAACCACCGCATGTCCGCGCAGGTGAGAAGGGGACCGTCGGCGTTCTCGCGGTAGGAATCGGTCTCGAAGTCGTGGCCCGCGATCGGGTACAGCAGGAACTGGCCGGCTGGCTCTACGAACTCGCCGAACTCGCGGGCGTGCAGCGCCGCCGCGAGCGCGAGCGTCCCGCCCGCACTGGTGCCGGAGACGCCGAGCCGGTCGGGGTCGCCGCCGAACGTCGCCGCGTTGCGCGCGACCCACGAGACGGCCGTGGCCGCCTCGTCGACCGCAACGGGGAAAGGGTGCTCTGGGGCGAGCCGGTAGTCAACGGAGACGACGACTGCGTCCGCGCGGGTCGCGAGCTCGCGACACGGACCGTCGATCGAGTCGAGCGTCCCGAGGGTCCACCCGCCGCCGTGGAAGTGGACGAGGGTCCGGGCGGACGGCGTCGATTCGTCGAGGGCTGCCTCCGGCCGGTACACCCGCACTGGCACCTCGCCGTGCGGCCCGTCAAATGCGAGGTCCCGCACCTCGGCGACGGGCGGTTCGGAGTCGCCGGAGAACACCTCGTCTTCGACGCGCCTCGCGGCGTCGACCGAAAGCTCGTGCCACTCCGGGAGCCCGAGCGCCGCGATCTCGTCGACGACGGCGGCGATCTCGGGGTCGAGTTCGTCCGCGCGCATGGCGGACGGAGGCGGTGGCCCTTTGTAAGTCGGTCGGCAACGTTCGCCGATGGACGTCCGGCTGACCTACGAGGACGGGACGATCCGGGTCGTCGCTGGCGACGCCACTGGCAACGGTGCGAACGATGCCGACGGCGACGCTCTGGAGTCGCTCCCGCCGCTCCCCGGCGTCGAGAGCGACCCGCGATCGGGGACCGGGCGCGCCCCGGCCTACCGCTACGCCGCGATCCGACGAGCCTTGGAGGTCGCCGGCGTGAGCGTCGAGGATCACGTGCTGGACGCGAGCGACCGCGCGGGAGCGGCAGCCGGGCTCGACACCGGCCTTTCGACCGACTACGATCTCCGGGAGTACCAGCGTGAGGCGCTCGACGCGTGGCGCGACGCCGGCGACCGCGGCGTGCTCGAACTCCCGACCGGGGCCGGCAAGACCGTGATCGCAATACGCGCGATGGTCGAGCTAGGCGTGCCGACCCTCGTCGTAGTGCCCACGGTCGATCTCCTCAATCAGTGGCAGCGGGAGCTAGAAGCGGAGTTCGACGTACCAATCGGGCGGTTCGGCGGCGGCGAACAGCGCCAAGAGGCGATCACGGTGTCGACGTACGACTCTGCGTACCTGAAAGCCGAGGATATCGGCGACGCCTTCGAGTTCGTCGTCTTCGACGAGGTCCACCACCTCGGCGGCGAGGGGTATCGTGACGTGGCGCGGCTGCTCGCGGCGCCCGCCCGGCTCGGGCTCACCGCCACCTTCGAGCGCCCCGACGACGCGCACGAGACCGTCGCAGAGCTGATCGGCGACCGCGTGTACGCGCTCGACGTGGACGACCTCGCGGGCGACCACCTCGCCTCCTACGACATCCGACGGATCGAGGTGGAGCTGACGCCCGACGAGCGCGAGCGCTACGACGCGAAGCAGGGCACCTTCGTCGAGTACGTCCGGGACGCGGGGATCACGTTCACGAGCGGGAGCGACTATCAGGAACTCGTCAAGCGCTCCGGCAACGACCCGGCCGCGAGGGAGGCGCTCCTCGCGAAACAGGACGCCCGCGAGATCATGATGAACGCGCGCCGGAAGATCGACCGCTTGGAGTCGATCCTCGACCGCCACCGCGACGACCGCGTGATCGTGTTCACCGCCCACACCGACCTCGTCTACCGGCTTTCCGAGCGATTCCTGCTGCCCGCGATCACCGCCGAGACGGGCGCGAAGGAGCGCCGCGAGATTCTGGAGCGCTTCCGCGAGGGGACCTACGGTCGGGTCGTCGCCGCCAACGTCCTCGACGAGGGCGTCGACGTGCCCGACGCGAACGTCGCGGTCGTGCTCTCCGGCTCGGGGAGTGAACGAGAGTTCACCCAGCGGCTCGGGCGGGTGCTCCGTCCCAAAGACGACGGTGGGCGGGCGATCCTCTACGAGGTCGTCAGCACGGAGACCGCGGAGGAGCGGGTGGCGAGCCGGCGGCGGTGAGCAGTGTTACTGGGTGACAATGTCGAACTCGTGGCTGTTTGTCGACAGGAACTGTCAGATATATGTTGAGAGTACGCGATTCGGGTTGACTGAGAGTTTGTTTATAAATCGGAGCGAGGTGTCGCTGTTTGCCATTTATAAACTATTGACGAGTCTGAGGTGACGATCTCTAAAGCCAGCCGGGAGGACGGCGCACGCTCGCTGTGCTCCTCGTTCAGTCGCTGCCGCTCCTTCGCTGCGGTGCTTACATCGCCTGCGCCGTCCTCCCGGCTGCCCCTTTAACTCCCACCCCACCCCGCACAGCACCGCCGGAAGACGATCCTGCTCGCTTCGCTGCGCGGGCTGCGACTTCCGTTCTCCCGCTCGTTGCATCGCCGGCGCTTCGCGCCGGCTGCAAGAGGGACCGCCGGTCCCTCACTGCTCGCGGGACCGCAGCCTCACGCCTCCCCAGCCTCGTCGGCCGGCGCTTTTAAGCGCCGGCCGACTCCCTCGCGCGTGCAACTCGCAGCCTGACGGCTGCTCGTCGGCACGCGCCACCACACCGCTCATTTATAAGCGATCATCAATACTGACCTGCAAGAAGCACTCCTACAATCGATTACCGCTGTTCCGGTGTTGGCCACATACGCGCCGGAACGCGGCAGTCGTCGACTCCCTCGATGGGTCCGGTCCGTTCAGTCGTCGTCCATGTCGAGCGAGCGCTTCTCGCCGAGTTCCTCCTCCAAACTGCCGCGCTCCCAGCTCCGGACGGCGTCGCCCTCGACCTCGGCACGGAGCTTCTCCTCTAAGAGGTTCACCGCGACGCTGTTGGCGCCCTCCGGGATGATCACGTCGGCGTGTTTCTTCGAGGGTTCGATGAACTGCTCGTGCATCGGCTTCACCGTCGAGAGGTACTGGTCGATGACGCCCTCCAAGTCGCGGCCGCGGTCGATCACGTCTCGGCGGATCCGGCGTAAAATTCGGACGTCGGCGTCGGTCTCGACGAACAGTCGGAGGTCCATCATGGCGTTTATTTCCTCGTCGTACAGCGCTAGGATTCCTTCGAGCACGATGACGTCGGTCGGCTCGACCAGGATACGCTCCTCCTTCCGGTTGTGGATCTCGAAGTCGTACTGCGGCATCTGCACCGACTGGCCTTCGAGCAGGGCTTCGAGGTGCTCTCTGAGCAGTTCCCACTCGAACGCCGAGGGGTGGTCGTAGTTGACCGATTGGCGCTCTTCGAAGTCGAGGTGCGAGAGGTCCTCGTAGTAGTTGTCGAGCGGGATGCGGGTGACGCTGTCGCCGAGGTCGCGGGTGACGAGCCGGGAGACGGTCGTCTTCCCCGCGCCACTTCCCCCCGCGATCCCGATCACGAACGAGGGAATGGTCATATCCTTCGCTCGGGCGCCGGAGGGTTTGAAGGCTCCTTTTCGTCGCCGTCGGCGGTGCGGGGCAGTCGCTGAGGAAGCCACCCTCTCGATAACGGTTCCCTACCGCCTGCGTCTCCCCTCCCACCTGCGTCTCCCGTCCCGCCTGCGTCTCCCATCGTTATCACACCGATCGGCAATCTACGCGAGGAACCCGTATAACGATACCGGGGGCACCTTTTAGCCGATCGGGACGGAATCACGTTTCATGCGAACAGACACCACGGCTCGTGACGTGATGCATCGCGAGTTCCTCGGCGTGAGCGAGTCGGACCCGTTACGCGACGCGGCAGCACTTCTGGTCGACGAGGGAACGAACTGCCTCGTCGTCCTCCGGGGTGGCGAACCAGTCGGTCGATTGAGCTGGCGTGACGCCCTCGGTGCGCTCCTTGACGCGGGGGCCGGCGACGAACACGACCTCACAGTCGAGTCGGTCATGGGTCCACCGCTCCCGACGGTGACGCCCGACGACGCGCTGGCCGTGGTCGAGGAGCGGCTCATCGCGGAAGGGGTCGACCGCGTCGTCGCCGTCGAAGACGGCGAGGCGCTTGGCGTCGTCACCGCGAGCGACGTGCTCGCAGTGGGGGCGCCCCGGACCGGAAACGGCGCCCACGACCCCCTCAGCGACGAGGGAGCGACCGGAGATCCCCGGCGCGGAGACGCAGCGATGATGGGATCGGACGGCGGCGTCGACCCTGCCGTGGAGGCGTCCTCAACCGACACGTCCGGCTCGCGGACTCAGGGCGTCTGCGAGAGCTGCGGAGCGCTCGTGCCCGACCTCGTGACCGCGAACGGGCAGGCGGTTTGTCCGGAGTGCCGCGAAGTGTGACTCGGCGGCATCTCGGTATCGCACGCCCGGCTCCGCATCTCCCGGCTCCGAACCCCCCACCGACTCGCCGGTAGGCTCAAACAGCTAGCACGTCGAACACCGAACGAATGGCCGACAGCGACCGCGTGCACGTCACGCCCGCCACCGTCGACGATGTCGACCCAGTCACCGACCTGTGGATCGCGCTCGCCGAGGGGCAGCGGGCGCACGGGTCGACGCTGCTCGCTGAGGAGAACCGCGGATCGGTCCGCGAGTGGGTCGCGCGTTCGGTGGTCACCGCCGAACTACTCGTCGCGCGCGACGGCGCCGATGACCTGATCGGGTTCGTCGGGTTCGCACTCGATCGCGGCGGCTACGAGCGCGACCGGACCCGTGGAGTCGTGAGCAATCTGTTCGTCGTCCCCGAGCGTCGCGACGAGGGAGTCGGCGCCGACCTGCTGGACGCAGCCGAGCGAGCCCTCCGCGAGGCGGGTGCCGAAGCCGTCGCACTGGAGGCACTCGCGGCTAACGATCGCGCCCGCGAGTTCTACGCGGAACAGGGGTACGAGCCACACCGGGTGGAGCTGACGAAGTCGCCGACGGCGGGTGGCCAGGAAGGTGCCGGAAAGAACAGTGGAGACGGCGACGACGACGATCGGGGCACCTGAGCGCGGCACCCCCGGCATCGCGTCACCTTCGCGGAAAGCGACACGCACTCATAGGAGGACCGAGTACGCCCGCCTGCGCCAGGGGAGCATGGGCGGTTCATGCACTCGACTTGTAATCGAGACTTCCGGGGTTCAAATCCCTGCCCTGGCTCTTCTGACGGAACGACCTGGAGTCGAAGAGCCGCGGGAGAGATATAAACCGGTTTCCCACCGGATCGACGCGGTTCGGCACCGGTCGACCTCGGTAACGGCCGGAGTCGCCGGAGTTATGATCCAGCCGCGCGTCGACCGGACGGTATGGAGACCGCTTTCGCGGACTACCTCGACGACTTCACGCGCCGGGACTGGGAGCATCTCGATCCGAAAGCCGTGACGGACCCCGTTCGGGTCGCCATCGTGGGGCTCGGGTGGTTCGCCCGCGAATGGGCGCTCCCGGGGATCGCACGCTCGGCGTTCACCGAGGCCACCGTCGTCACCGACGTTGATGCCGACGCGGTCGAAGCGGTCGCCGCCGAACACGACGTGACCGGCGTGACGCCGGCGGAATTCCGCGCGGGCGCCGTCGTCGATGAGTACGACGCGGTGTACGTTGCGACGCCGAACGCGACCCACTTGGAGTACGTGGCGGCCGCCGCCGAGCAGGGGAAGGCGGTCTTATGCGAGAAGCCTTTGGAGGCGACGCTGGACCGCTCCCGGCGACTCGTCGCGGCGTGTCGAGACGCCGGAGTGCCACTGATGGCCGGATACCGCATGCAGACCGATCCGGCGGTTAGACGCCTTCGAGACCTGCTTGAGGCGGGCGTCGCCGGCGACGTGATCCACGTCCACGCGACGATGTCACAGACGATGCTCGGTGAGCTCGGGAGCGACCACGACCAGTGGCGCCTCGACTCGGAGCTGTCCGGCGGCTGTGCGCTCATGGATCTGGGCGTGTACCCGCTCAACACGATTCGGTTCGTGCTCGGCGCCGACCCCGTGCGCGTGTCGGGACGGACCCGCACGAACCACGAGGCGTTCGCCGATGTCGACGAACACGCCACGTACCGGCTGGAGTTCCCCGGTGGCGTCGACGCGCTGTGTTCGGTGAGCCAGAACGCCCAGCACGCGAGCCGGCTCGAAGTCACCGGAACGGACGCCAGACTGATCCTCGATCCGGCGTTCTACGAGCGGGAGGACCGAGGGTTCGCGGTCGTCCGCGACGGAACCCGCGTCGACGTCGACTTCGACCAAGTTCACCAGATCGAAGAGGAATTCGCGTACTTCGGCCACCAGCTGCTGGCGGAGGAGCCGTTCCATCCGAACGGGACACACGCGCTGGCGGACGTGCGGACGCTCGCCGCCATCTACGAATCCGCCGAGACCGGCCGACCGATCGCCCTCACCGACGACGCGGAGTGAAGGCTCGCCTCACTGCTCGATGCCGTACACCGGATCCGTCCAGTCACGGGCCGGAGTGTCGTACACCGGCCGGTCGCGGTCGCGCTCATCGAGCCGCTGGCGGTCGGCTGCGTCGAGCTCCCAGTCGAGGTCGGCGTTGGCTCGAACGTGTTCCGGCGTCGACGAGCGCGGCAGCGCGACCACGTCGCGGTCGAGCGCCCATCGGAGAATGACCTGAGCGGGGCTTTTGTCGTAGCTCTCGGCGAGTTCGGCAACGACCTCGTCGTCGAACACTTCTGTTCGCGCGAGCGGCGCCGCCGCCTCGATCACGGTGTCGGACTCGTGACAGTAGTCGACGAGGTTCGGGCGCTGGAACCACGGATGGAACTCGATCTGATTGACTGCGATCGGGACCTCGGAGATGTGATTGGCACAGCTCAGTTGATAGGCGCTGAAGTTCGAGACGCCAACGTTGCGAACCAGTCCGCGGTCGTGGAGTTCCGCCATCGCCTGGAGCGACTCTCGCAGCGAGATCGCGGGGTTGGGCCAGTGGATGAGGTACAGATCGAGATAGTCGGTCTCGAGCCGTTCGAGGGACGCTTCACAAGACTGGATCAGCGACTCGTAGCCGAGGTTCTTCGCGAGCACTTTCGAGGTGAGGAACACGTCGTCGCGGTCGTACTCGGCGAGCACCTCGCCGATGGCCTCCTCGTTGTGGTATCCCTCGGCAGTATCGATGTGTGTGTACCCGGACGAAAGCGCCGCACGGACGCTGTCGGCGATTTGGTCGTCGTCGAGCGCGTACGTGCCCAGTCCGAGCGCCGGTAGGGTGTCACCGCTCGGGAGCGTCTGTGTTGGAATGGTCACACGAGGTGGGTTCAACGGTTCACTGATTGAAACTACCGCTTCCGACACCCGTTTTCCGTCGCGCTCGTCGCGGTCACCGTCCCAGAGCGGCACCCGGTCGTCGTCACAGATCGGCGATCGTCCCGTCTGCGCGCGCTTATGAAGAGACCACAAAACGGAGATCCGTTTATATACATCCCCCGCGGATCCGGGGTATGGACCGGACCGACGCCGTACTCCTCGGCGTTTCCGGCGTCGTCGCCGCGCTCGTGCTCGCGGGCGCGCTGTCGGCGGCGGCGCTGTTCGGCTTCGACGAGTCAGTGGCCCGTCCGATCCGGCTGCTCGCCGCCGAGCCGCTCGCGTGGATCGTCATCGCCGCGCTGCTCGTCGCGGTCGTCGGGCACGCGTTCATCGAGTGAGCGGGCAGCGCGGCCGCCCCGGCGATCGAGTCACCCAGATTGCCTCACTCCTCGGCGTCGACCTCGCGGATCGTCCGGACGAGCGCGTCCAGCGCTGTGTCGACCGCCTTCCGTTTCACGGCGCCGCGGTCGCCGTTGAGGACGACCCGCTCCGTGCGAACGAACGACGCCTCGGTCCCCCACGGCGCGGCGTAAGCCACCCCGACGTACACGAGTCCGACCGGCTTCTCCGCGGTGCCGCCGTCCGGCCCGGCGATTCCGGTCGTGGCGACAGCCCACGTCGTGTCGGCGTGGTCGCGCGCACCCGCCGCCATCTGCTCGGCGACCGCCGCGCTCACGGCGCCCTCGGCGTCGAGCGACTCGCGAGACACTCCGAGCAGTTCGCGTTTGGCGTCGTACGCGTAGGTCACGAACCCGCGGTCGAAGTAGGCGCTCGCGCCCGGCACTTCGGTCACACGCGACCCGACGAGTCCCCCTGTCAGCGACTCCGCGGTCGCGAGGGTCTCCCCGCGTTCGGTCAGCAGGTCGCCGAGCGTCTTCTCGATCGGCTCCGACTCGTCGGTCCCGGCGATCTCGTCGGCGCTTCCGGTTCCCTCCTCACTCTCGGTCCCCTTCCCGCTCCCGCTCTCGTCCATGCCCTCGCTGAGTCGTCCACGCCCGTGGGGTTTACGCTCGCCGCGGCGCAAGCGCCGGCATGACCGACTGGGACGACCGCTTCGTGTCCGGGGAGTACCCGCGTGCGCCGGAGCCATCCGCCGTCCTGCGCTCGTACGAGCCCGCGATCCCCGACGGCCGCGCGCTCGACGTGGCCGCCGGTACCGGCCGCAACGCCGTCTACCTCGCGGAGGCTGGCTACGCGGTTGACGCCCTCGACGCCTCCCGCGAGGGGCTCGCCATCGTCCGCGAACGCGCCGCCGAGCGCGATGTCGCTGATCGGGTCGAAACGATTCAGGCCGACGCCTCGACGTACGGCTTCCCGGATGAGACGTACGAGCTGATCACGATGAGCTTTTTCCACACGCTCGACCGGTTCGCCGACCTGATCGAGTCGCTCACTCCCGGTGGGTACCTGTTTGTCGAAGGACACCTGCGGTCGGCCGACGCGACTCCGTCCGGTCCGAGCGACGACCGCTACCGGTTCGCCGCCAACGAACTCCTGCGCGCCGGGCTCGGGCTGACCGTGCTGTACTATGACGAGACGACGGAGGAGCGCCCGGGCGACCACCGACGCGCGACCGCCCGCCTGCTCGCGCGACGGTCGAGCGGCGGGCGACAGACGTACCCACCGAGACCGGACGAGGGTGACGAGAGAGACGAGGCGGGCGCGGAGCGAACGGATGGCTGACGCCGACTCGCCCGGAGCGGTCCTCCGGCGGCTGGTCGCGGAGGCGGTCGGCGTCGACAGCGTCGCCCTCCTCGCCGACGATGTCGATCTCGTCGAGCGTGGGGACGACCCGGGGACGGCGGCCCGGCTCTCCGGAATCGTCGACACGGGCGATACCGTTGTCGGGGTCGTGCCTCGCGCCGATCCCGCCCTTGCACGACGGCTGACGGGTGACAGTGACGGGGACGACGACGGATCGATCGTCGGTGTCGACGACGACAACGTCGACGGCCGAACGCTCCGACTCGTGTTTACTGGACGGGCCGCAGATAGGCTCACCGGCCCCTCGGGGACCGTAATACGGTCGGTCCTCGCCGAGCGAGGGATCGAGGCGTACCGCCACGACGGCGATTCCCCGATCGGACTGCTCCTCGTCGACGACCGAGCCGTGGTCGGCCTCTTTGACGAGAGCGGGCTCGCCGCGCTACTGTGGTCGGACGCCCCCGCAGTCCGGGAGTGGGCGGCGGCGACTTGCCGGCGCTACCTCTCGGCGGCCGAACCGGCGTGAGACGCGCCGCATCGTTTTTGCACGCGCCCCGCGAAGAGGAAGTATGAAGGCGTTACTACTGTTGGTCGCCGGAATCGGCGGACTGATCGAGACGCTCGTTCCGCGGGCGGTCGTCCGCGCGTGGACGAAGGCGCTGTACCGGAACGCCGGGGAAGCCGAGCCCCGCGAGTGGGTGTACGCCGCCACGCGCGCCGAGGGCGCAGTCGTCGTGCTCGCCGCGCTCGTCGGCTTGTACGGTGTCGCGACCGCCGA encodes:
- a CDS encoding CinA family protein translates to MDESGSGKGTESEEGTGSADEIAGTDESEPIEKTLGDLLTERGETLATAESLTGGLVGSRVTEVPGASAYFDRGFVTYAYDAKRELLGVSRESLDAEGAVSAAVAEQMAAGARDHADTTWAVATTGIAGPDGGTAEKPVGLVYVGVAYAAPWGTEASFVRTERVVLNGDRGAVKRKAVDTALDALVRTIREVDAEE
- the udk gene encoding uridine kinase is translated as MTIPSFVIGIAGGSGAGKTTVSRLVTRDLGDSVTRIPLDNYYEDLSHLDFEERQSVNYDHPSAFEWELLREHLEALLEGQSVQMPQYDFEIHNRKEERILVEPTDVIVLEGILALYDEEINAMMDLRLFVETDADVRILRRIRRDVIDRGRDLEGVIDQYLSTVKPMHEQFIEPSKKHADVIIPEGANSVAVNLLEEKLRAEVEGDAVRSWERGSLEEELGEKRSLDMDDD
- a CDS encoding aldo/keto reductase, which encodes MTIPTQTLPSGDTLPALGLGTYALDDDQIADSVRAALSSGYTHIDTAEGYHNEEAIGEVLAEYDRDDVFLTSKVLAKNLGYESLIQSCEASLERLETDYLDLYLIHWPNPAISLRESLQAMAELHDRGLVRNVGVSNFSAYQLSCANHISEVPIAVNQIEFHPWFQRPNLVDYCHESDTVIEAAAPLARTEVFDDEVVAELAESYDKSPAQVILRWALDRDVVALPRSSTPEHVRANADLDWELDAADRQRLDERDRDRPVYDTPARDWTDPVYGIEQ
- the gfo6 gene encoding D-xylose 1-dehydrogenase Gfo6 — encoded protein: METAFADYLDDFTRRDWEHLDPKAVTDPVRVAIVGLGWFAREWALPGIARSAFTEATVVTDVDADAVEAVAAEHDVTGVTPAEFRAGAVVDEYDAVYVATPNATHLEYVAAAAEQGKAVLCEKPLEATLDRSRRLVAACRDAGVPLMAGYRMQTDPAVRRLRDLLEAGVAGDVIHVHATMSQTMLGELGSDHDQWRLDSELSGGCALMDLGVYPLNTIRFVLGADPVRVSGRTRTNHEAFADVDEHATYRLEFPGGVDALCSVSQNAQHASRLEVTGTDARLILDPAFYEREDRGFAVVRDGTRVDVDFDQVHQIEEEFAYFGHQLLAEEPFHPNGTHALADVRTLAAIYESAETGRPIALTDDAE
- a CDS encoding GNAT family N-acetyltransferase; the protein is MADSDRVHVTPATVDDVDPVTDLWIALAEGQRAHGSTLLAEENRGSVREWVARSVVTAELLVARDGADDLIGFVGFALDRGGYERDRTRGVVSNLFVVPERRDEGVGADLLDAAERALREAGAEAVALEALAANDRAREFYAEQGYEPHRVELTKSPTAGGQEGAGKNSGDGDDDDRGT
- a CDS encoding alpha/beta hydrolase; amino-acid sequence: MRADELDPEIAAVVDEIAALGLPEWHELSVDAARRVEDEVFSGDSEPPVAEVRDLAFDGPHGEVPVRVYRPEAALDESTPSARTLVHFHGGGWTLGTLDSIDGPCRELATRADAVVVSVDYRLAPEHPFPVAVDEAATAVSWVARNAATFGGDPDRLGVSGTSAGGTLALAAALHAREFGEFVEPAGQFLLYPIAGHDFETDSYRENADGPLLTCADMRWFFEQYLRSPADAYNPFAVPLRADDLGDLPPATVVTAGFDPLRDDGVALAERFEREGTPVDHRHYPAMAHGFCSLSDRVAAAEAALSAVADDVRERL
- a CDS encoding class I SAM-dependent methyltransferase yields the protein MTDWDDRFVSGEYPRAPEPSAVLRSYEPAIPDGRALDVAAGTGRNAVYLAEAGYAVDALDASREGLAIVRERAAERDVADRVETIQADASTYGFPDETYELITMSFFHTLDRFADLIESLTPGGYLFVEGHLRSADATPSGPSDDRYRFAANELLRAGLGLTVLYYDETTEERPGDHRRATARLLARRSSGGRQTYPPRPDEGDERDEAGAERTDG
- a CDS encoding cyclic nucleotide-binding/CBS domain-containing protein: MRTDTTARDVMHREFLGVSESDPLRDAAALLVDEGTNCLVVLRGGEPVGRLSWRDALGALLDAGAGDEHDLTVESVMGPPLPTVTPDDALAVVEERLIAEGVDRVVAVEDGEALGVVTASDVLAVGAPRTGNGAHDPLSDEGATGDPRRGDAAMMGSDGGVDPAVEASSTDTSGSRTQGVCESCGALVPDLVTANGQAVCPECREV
- a CDS encoding DEAD/DEAH box helicase family protein; this translates as MDVRLTYEDGTIRVVAGDATGNGANDADGDALESLPPLPGVESDPRSGTGRAPAYRYAAIRRALEVAGVSVEDHVLDASDRAGAAAGLDTGLSTDYDLREYQREALDAWRDAGDRGVLELPTGAGKTVIAIRAMVELGVPTLVVVPTVDLLNQWQRELEAEFDVPIGRFGGGEQRQEAITVSTYDSAYLKAEDIGDAFEFVVFDEVHHLGGEGYRDVARLLAAPARLGLTATFERPDDAHETVAELIGDRVYALDVDDLAGDHLASYDIRRIEVELTPDERERYDAKQGTFVEYVRDAGITFTSGSDYQELVKRSGNDPAAREALLAKQDAREIMMNARRKIDRLESILDRHRDDRVIVFTAHTDLVYRLSERFLLPAITAETGAKERREILERFREGTYGRVVAANVLDEGVDVPDANVAVVLSGSGSEREFTQRLGRVLRPKDDGGRAILYEVVSTETAEERVASRRR